One stretch of Candidatus Bathyarchaeia archaeon DNA includes these proteins:
- a CDS encoding CoB--CoM heterodisulfide reductase iron-sulfur subunit B family protein: protein MPNSKYLIFLGCAIPYRVSAYELSARKVLSKLGVELVEMPEFNCCGLPLDPVSHETMLILAARNIALAEQQGLNILTLCPGCAGTLKKVNKILKEDKALKEQINGHLKESGLEVKGTIEAKHLLQVLKDDVGVDNIKKAVVKPLTMLKVAEHNGCHILRPKEYIGFDDPEDPQTLKTLVEATGATCLDYMDETECCGAPSVGVSDKVALQLARDKLSHVKQVDAQALITICPFCHIMYDTNELRIEKMFQEAYGIPILHYPQLLGLALGMTPEELAFNELRVSTKKLLEQFNEGAK, encoded by the coding sequence ATGCCAAACAGTAAATACCTCATTTTCTTGGGCTGTGCGATTCCTTACCGCGTTTCAGCCTACGAGCTTTCTGCACGCAAAGTCCTATCCAAATTAGGCGTGGAACTTGTGGAAATGCCTGAATTCAACTGCTGCGGTTTGCCCTTAGACCCAGTTAGCCACGAAACTATGCTGATTCTTGCTGCAAGAAACATTGCGTTAGCTGAGCAGCAAGGCTTAAACATTCTCACCTTGTGTCCGGGCTGCGCGGGAACTTTGAAAAAGGTTAACAAGATTTTAAAGGAAGATAAGGCATTAAAAGAACAAATTAACGGTCACCTGAAAGAGTCTGGTTTAGAAGTTAAGGGGACTATTGAGGCGAAGCATCTGTTGCAGGTCTTAAAAGACGACGTTGGCGTGGACAACATTAAGAAAGCAGTTGTTAAGCCGCTTACTATGCTTAAAGTTGCTGAGCATAATGGCTGTCATATTCTGCGTCCCAAAGAGTACATAGGTTTCGACGACCCTGAAGACCCTCAGACTCTTAAGACCCTTGTTGAAGCAACAGGCGCAACCTGCTTAGACTACATGGATGAGACTGAATGTTGCGGTGCTCCAAGCGTGGGTGTTAGCGACAAAGTTGCCCTGCAGTTAGCCCGGGACAAACTCAGCCACGTAAAGCAGGTGGACGCGCAAGCTCTAATCACTATCTGCCCATTCTGTCACATCATGTACGACACCAACGAGCTGCGTATAGAAAAAATGTTCCAAGAAGCCTATGGCATTCCCATTCTGCACTATCCACAGTTGCTTGGGTTAGCCTTAGGCATGACGCCTGAAGAACTTGCCTTCAACGAACTCAGAGTTAGTACTAAAAAACTATTAGAACAATTCAATGAGGGAGCAAAATAA
- a CDS encoding HAD family hydrolase, with the protein MTIKAVIFDLDGTIAAFNLDYKALRAEAKSYLMKKGVPASLLSIKENIFEMLTKTELFVHNAQKPAGTMEEIRKEVLQLAEKFELEASAQTSLMPGSLETLKELRAMGLKIGLCTLNSLNSTKRILKRFKLTPYFDTVVTRNQVSNYKPNPEHCNIAVAKLGVAASETVFVGDSPTDMQAAAEAKATAVGLSTGTFTKKALMNHGANFVITSITDLPFLIEGINKAADMTV; encoded by the coding sequence GTGACGATAAAAGCAGTAATATTTGATTTAGACGGAACAATCGCAGCCTTCAATCTGGACTATAAAGCCCTCCGCGCCGAAGCCAAAAGTTACCTAATGAAAAAAGGCGTCCCCGCATCCCTCCTATCAATTAAAGAAAACATTTTTGAGATGCTTACAAAAACCGAGCTTTTCGTACACAACGCCCAGAAACCCGCCGGAACCATGGAGGAAATTCGAAAAGAAGTCTTGCAGTTAGCAGAGAAATTTGAACTGGAAGCGTCAGCGCAGACAAGTCTAATGCCGGGGTCACTAGAAACGTTAAAGGAGCTTAGGGCGATGGGGCTGAAAATTGGGTTATGCACGCTTAACAGCTTAAACTCAACAAAACGTATCCTAAAACGCTTCAAACTTACCCCCTACTTTGACACGGTTGTTACCCGCAATCAGGTGTCAAACTATAAGCCTAATCCAGAGCACTGCAACATCGCCGTTGCAAAGTTAGGTGTTGCAGCTTCAGAAACCGTTTTCGTCGGGGACAGCCCCACCGACATGCAAGCGGCAGCAGAAGCAAAAGCCACCGCCGTCGGGTTATCAACGGGAACCTTCACAAAGAAAGCGTTGATGAATCATGGTGCAAACTTTGTCATAACCTCAATTACGGATTTGCCTTTCCTGATTGAAGGCATAAACAAAGCCGCAGACATGACAGTTTAG
- a CDS encoding type 1 glutamine amidotransferase domain-containing protein, with the protein MIFVENGVEDSEFIYPFYRFQEESYKIDVVAPKSNEAYLGEHGVPFTSNISPRQVNLEEYDAIVIPGGRAPDNMRINRELVNIVAEANNKGKVIAAICHGPQMLIEAGIVKGKTATSWPSIRTDLKNAGAKVVDQAAVVDGNLVTSRAPSDLPQFCKATINLLAQLHRAASKVAPM; encoded by the coding sequence TTGATTTTTGTAGAAAACGGCGTTGAAGACTCCGAGTTCATTTACCCATTTTACCGTTTCCAAGAAGAAAGCTACAAAATAGATGTTGTTGCCCCCAAAAGTAACGAAGCCTATTTGGGAGAGCACGGGGTACCCTTCACTTCGAACATTTCTCCCCGACAAGTCAACCTTGAAGAATACGACGCCATTGTCATTCCTGGTGGACGAGCCCCCGACAACATGCGCATAAACAGAGAATTAGTCAACATAGTCGCCGAAGCCAACAACAAAGGCAAAGTTATCGCCGCCATATGCCATGGACCCCAAATGCTCATCGAAGCAGGCATCGTTAAGGGCAAAACAGCCACAAGTTGGCCGTCAATTAGAACCGACCTAAAAAATGCAGGCGCAAAAGTCGTAGACCAAGCCGCAGTCGTCGACGGCAACTTGGTTACCTCCCGTGCCCCCAGTGACCTGCCACAATTCTGTAAAGCCACCATCAACCTTCTGGCGCAGCTTCACCGCGCAGCCTCAAAAGTGGCACCCATGTGA
- the acs gene encoding acetate--CoA ligase alpha subunit: protein MGTLNLDKIFNPQSVAIIGASDTEGSVGYAIVKNFTRLGYAGKVYFVNLRKPEIAGTKTYPNVAAIPEPVDLAMIATPAKTVPDVVEECGKAGVKGAIIVSAGFKETGPEGKKLEEKILESAQKYGLRIVGPNCIGIIRPRVNLNATFVDKVPKPGNIAFLSQSGALGSAILDWAIHENIGFSNFVSVGSMIDVDFGDLIDYFGTDPKTKSILMYVEGITEARKFMSAARHFARTKPIIVVKSGRFSESAKAAASHTGSLSGEDAIYDAAFKRAGIVRVTEIADLFNAAEVLGTQPLPKGPNLAIITNAGGPGVMTTDALIEQGGKLAKLSQNTLDSLNQVLPPFWSHGNPIDVLGDAQADRYKAAVEACLNDENIDGILIIFTQQAVSQSVEIAKGIVELVRGKAFQNKTILTSFMGYGAVEEANSILNANNIPTYSTPEQAVKTYMTMYQYQRNVELIYETPEEVLLDTPPKRPINVILRNAAFEDREVLTEDEAKRILKYYNFPVVKTAVANNVDEAIVYAKQMGFPVVMKILSPQIIHKSDAGGVILNVHDANEVREAFDKLIQRATAYNPNAQIIGVTVQPMVQKKGYEVIIGGKTDPIFGPVVLFGMGGVGVELFKDYSMGLPPLNTTLIRRMLEETKIYTLLKGYRGSPPADLKKLEETLLLFSQLLMDFPQIKEIDINPMLIDERDACILDARLVIDKASVCKTFFPHEQLVISPYPKKYERLWALKNGQEVLLRPIKPEDEPMWLEMFQSFSEEAIRYRFFQMLKDTPHEVRVRYCNIDYDREIAIVAELVQEGRRKLLGVSRVSVEPDGKTGEMAFIVGDRWQNLGLGTMLVDYALDIATQMGVENVYAIMLPDNYRALSLTKKMGFDIEYLGDGTVKGSLSLNEEIPDKRCLLLKPETEKQTDLSVVDKKQTALTPKESAAKEKRKEAELTSA, encoded by the coding sequence ATGGGTACTTTAAACCTTGACAAAATTTTTAATCCTCAAAGCGTAGCTATTATCGGCGCCAGCGACACCGAGGGCTCCGTCGGATATGCCATCGTGAAAAACTTCACGCGGCTAGGTTACGCAGGCAAAGTTTATTTTGTTAATTTACGCAAACCCGAAATCGCAGGAACCAAAACTTACCCAAACGTGGCAGCCATCCCGGAACCCGTCGATTTAGCCATGATTGCCACGCCAGCCAAAACGGTTCCAGATGTAGTGGAAGAATGCGGGAAAGCTGGCGTAAAAGGCGCCATCATCGTTTCTGCGGGGTTCAAAGAAACTGGTCCCGAAGGCAAAAAGCTGGAAGAAAAGATTTTGGAGTCAGCCCAAAAATATGGTCTGCGCATTGTGGGTCCAAACTGCATCGGTATCATCCGCCCCCGCGTAAACCTGAACGCCACCTTTGTGGATAAAGTTCCTAAACCCGGCAACATCGCGTTTCTCAGCCAAAGCGGTGCCCTAGGCTCAGCTATTCTTGACTGGGCGATTCACGAAAACATCGGCTTTAGCAACTTTGTTTCTGTGGGCAGCATGATTGACGTGGATTTCGGTGACCTTATTGACTATTTTGGCACTGACCCTAAAACCAAAAGCATCCTCATGTACGTTGAGGGCATCACGGAAGCCCGCAAATTCATGAGCGCCGCCCGACACTTCGCCCGCACCAAACCCATTATCGTCGTGAAATCGGGCAGGTTCAGTGAAAGCGCCAAAGCCGCCGCCTCGCACACAGGCTCTCTTTCGGGGGAAGACGCCATTTATGACGCCGCCTTCAAACGGGCAGGTATTGTTCGCGTCACCGAAATCGCAGACCTCTTCAACGCGGCGGAAGTTTTAGGTACTCAGCCTCTGCCCAAAGGTCCCAACTTAGCAATCATAACCAACGCGGGTGGACCCGGAGTCATGACCACCGACGCATTGATCGAACAAGGCGGAAAACTGGCGAAGTTGAGCCAGAACACGTTGGATTCGCTTAATCAGGTTCTGCCGCCGTTTTGGAGTCACGGCAACCCCATCGACGTTTTAGGGGATGCACAAGCTGACCGCTACAAGGCGGCAGTTGAAGCGTGCCTAAACGACGAGAACATCGATGGAATTTTGATTATCTTCACCCAACAAGCCGTTTCGCAATCGGTTGAAATTGCCAAGGGCATTGTGGAGTTGGTTAGAGGCAAAGCGTTCCAAAACAAAACCATCTTAACCAGCTTCATGGGTTATGGCGCGGTGGAGGAAGCCAACAGCATCCTAAACGCCAACAACATCCCCACCTACTCGACGCCTGAGCAGGCAGTTAAAACCTACATGACCATGTACCAGTACCAACGCAACGTCGAGCTCATCTATGAAACCCCTGAAGAAGTGCTTCTTGACACCCCACCTAAACGCCCCATAAACGTCATTCTTCGAAACGCCGCCTTCGAAGACCGCGAAGTCCTAACTGAAGACGAAGCAAAACGCATCCTCAAATACTACAACTTCCCCGTTGTGAAAACTGCAGTTGCCAACAACGTTGATGAAGCCATAGTATACGCCAAACAAATGGGCTTCCCTGTGGTCATGAAGATTCTTTCCCCCCAAATCATACATAAAAGCGACGCAGGCGGCGTTATCCTTAACGTGCATGACGCAAACGAAGTGCGCGAAGCTTTTGACAAACTCATTCAACGCGCCACAGCCTACAACCCCAACGCTCAAATAATCGGCGTTACCGTGCAGCCCATGGTGCAGAAGAAAGGCTACGAAGTCATCATCGGCGGAAAAACCGACCCCATTTTCGGGCCTGTGGTGCTTTTTGGCATGGGCGGCGTAGGCGTGGAGCTTTTCAAAGACTACTCGATGGGGTTGCCCCCGCTTAACACGACGCTGATTCGGCGAATGTTGGAGGAAACCAAAATCTACACGCTCCTCAAAGGCTACCGTGGTTCTCCACCCGCTGACCTCAAAAAACTCGAAGAAACCCTGCTGTTATTCAGTCAGTTGCTTATGGATTTCCCGCAGATAAAGGAAATCGACATTAACCCAATGTTGATTGACGAAAGAGACGCTTGCATCCTTGATGCCCGTTTGGTAATTGACAAAGCCAGTGTCTGCAAGACTTTTTTTCCCCATGAGCAGTTAGTGATTAGTCCGTACCCAAAAAAGTATGAACGTTTGTGGGCTTTGAAGAATGGGCAAGAGGTTCTTTTGCGTCCCATTAAACCCGAAGATGAACCCATGTGGCTGGAGATGTTCCAAAGTTTCAGCGAAGAAGCCATCCGTTACCGCTTTTTCCAGATGCTCAAAGACACTCCCCATGAAGTCCGCGTTCGCTACTGCAACATCGACTACGACCGCGAAATCGCCATAGTCGCTGAGCTTGTCCAAGAAGGACGCCGCAAGCTTTTGGGGGTCAGCCGCGTCAGCGTTGAACCCGACGGGAAAACAGGCGAGATGGCATTTATCGTGGGTGACCGATGGCAAAACTTGGGGTTAGGCACTATGCTGGTGGACTACGCCTTAGACATCGCTACACAGATGGGCGTCGAAAACGTTTACGCCATAATGCTGCCTGATAACTACCGAGCCCTTAGCTTAACCAAGAAGATGGGCTTTGACATCGAATACCTCGGCGACGGCACAGTCAAAGGCAGCCTCAGCCTCAACGAGGAAATCCCCGACAAACGTTGCTTGCTGCTTAAACCTGAAACTGAAAAACAAACCGACCTTTCGGTTGTGGATAAAAAACAAACAGCCCTCACGCCCAAAGAGTCCGCCGCCAAAGAGAAACGGAAGGAAGCCGAACTTACCTCCGCTTAA
- a CDS encoding HAD family hydrolase, with translation MFESVIFDWDGTLADTKEAILASFHGALREVVHFDVSDEFIERRIGIGAAWTFREILQSKGQSFDEQLVGRLVAAKIRVALENTDKVNLFPDALDLLESLRGKVKLGLASMNNRQIIEHLLNVLDLGKFFNVVVTVNEVSKSKPDPEIFLRTAQTLESTPSACVVVEDSLFGVQAAKAANMTCVAVAQGAYSVAELSAAGSDLVLDSLQNTAPILRLILK, from the coding sequence ATGTTTGAGTCTGTTATCTTTGATTGGGATGGCACGTTAGCGGACACGAAAGAGGCGATTTTGGCTTCTTTTCATGGGGCGCTACGTGAAGTTGTCCATTTTGATGTTTCCGATGAATTCATCGAACGCCGCATAGGCATCGGCGCCGCGTGGACGTTTAGGGAAATTCTTCAATCAAAAGGGCAAAGTTTTGACGAGCAGTTGGTTGGGCGTTTGGTAGCCGCGAAAATTCGGGTTGCCCTTGAAAACACCGACAAAGTCAACCTGTTCCCTGATGCCCTTGACCTTTTAGAATCTTTACGTGGCAAAGTTAAGCTGGGTTTAGCCTCCATGAATAACCGCCAAATCATTGAGCACCTGCTGAACGTTTTAGATTTGGGCAAATTCTTCAATGTAGTTGTAACCGTTAATGAAGTTAGTAAATCTAAGCCTGACCCTGAAATCTTTTTGAGAACCGCCCAAACCTTGGAAAGTACCCCTTCAGCGTGTGTTGTTGTTGAAGACTCCCTTTTTGGCGTTCAAGCCGCCAAAGCTGCAAACATGACCTGCGTCGCCGTTGCTCAGGGCGCCTATTCCGTTGCTGAACTCTCTGCGGCGGGTTCAGATTTGGTTCTGGATTCGCTTCAGAACACCGCGCCTATTCTTCGGTTAATTTTGAAGTAA
- a CDS encoding NADH:ubiquinone oxidoreductase, translated as MKPKVAFFDFAGCEGDQLQVANLEEELLSLLEQVEVVTFREVMKERSSDYDIAFVEGSCTRLQDEDRLKEIRKNAKTLVAIGSCATIGGINSLRNYKDLDQVRKTVYGEDAKLFDSYAARPIDAVVKVDAYVHGCPINREEFLQVVKSLLLGKKPDIPTYPVCVECKKNENVCAFERGEFCVGPVTRAGCNSCCINEGTICWGCRGLVDNPNENSQKEVLIKYGLTVDDAIGKFKLYFGWQEAKR; from the coding sequence ATGAAACCCAAAGTTGCGTTTTTTGATTTTGCGGGCTGCGAAGGTGACCAACTGCAAGTTGCTAACTTGGAGGAGGAGCTTCTGTCGCTTTTGGAGCAGGTGGAAGTGGTGACTTTCCGCGAGGTTATGAAGGAGAGAAGCAGCGACTATGACATCGCGTTCGTGGAGGGCTCATGTACGAGGCTTCAGGATGAGGACAGGCTTAAAGAAATCCGCAAAAACGCCAAAACCTTGGTCGCCATCGGCTCCTGCGCCACCATCGGCGGCATAAATTCTCTGCGAAACTACAAGGACCTTGACCAAGTTCGAAAAACCGTTTACGGCGAAGACGCAAAACTGTTTGACAGCTACGCCGCGCGCCCCATAGACGCGGTGGTGAAAGTGGACGCCTACGTTCATGGATGCCCAATTAACCGCGAGGAATTTTTGCAAGTGGTGAAGTCGTTGCTGCTGGGCAAAAAACCTGACATACCCACCTACCCTGTATGTGTAGAATGCAAGAAGAACGAGAACGTTTGCGCGTTTGAACGCGGCGAATTCTGCGTGGGACCTGTCACCCGTGCAGGCTGCAACAGCTGCTGCATCAACGAAGGCACGATATGTTGGGGCTGCCGCGGCTTAGTGGATAACCCTAACGAGAACAGCCAAAAAGAAGTCCTCATCAAGTACGGATTGACAGTTGACGACGCGATAGGGAAGTTTAAGTTGTATTTTGGTTGGCAGGAGGCAAAAAGATGA
- a CDS encoding Ni/Fe hydrogenase subunit alpha has protein sequence MSKPDLDIEVHHLTRVEGHGNIYVNIKNGVIERCEWQIPEAPRFFEAMVVGRNWNELHHITSRICGICSIGHTLASLKATEQAMDISINEQDLKLRKLALHGENMQSHLLHVGFLALPDLMGVGSVIPLASSHPEELKTVLRLHRTANEMSNLICGRTTHPQRLIPGGFSKIPSQRQLEGLKKKLQDSISDLQAVAKLIQSVASKFPAFERETEFIGLTNPDEYALYDGLVASSDTGTAPVNEYMTFTNEYIVPTSTAKWAKHNRESYMVGALARLNLNYNKLSPIAKQVAEMFELKPVCHNPFMNNIAQLVEVVHSVEDSLRLIDELEAAGLQPQPDYFKPEVKVKAGRGVGAVEVPRGLLFHDYTYNAKGVCTKANCVIPTNQNHANIDKDLKALLPTLLDKPEKEIELSLEMLVRAYDPCISCSTHGVRVQFV, from the coding sequence ATGAGCAAACCAGACTTAGACATCGAGGTTCATCACTTGACAAGGGTGGAGGGCCACGGCAACATCTATGTGAACATAAAAAATGGAGTCATAGAAAGATGTGAATGGCAAATTCCTGAAGCGCCCCGATTCTTTGAAGCCATGGTTGTGGGGCGAAACTGGAATGAACTGCACCACATCACCTCACGCATCTGCGGCATCTGCAGCATCGGACACACATTGGCGTCGTTAAAAGCCACCGAACAAGCCATGGACATAAGCATAAACGAACAGGACTTGAAGCTGAGAAAACTGGCGCTTCATGGAGAAAACATGCAAAGCCACCTGCTGCACGTTGGGTTTCTGGCGTTGCCAGACCTGATGGGTGTGGGCTCAGTCATCCCGTTAGCCTCATCCCATCCTGAAGAGCTTAAAACGGTCCTACGGCTTCACCGAACTGCCAACGAGATGTCTAACCTCATCTGCGGAAGAACCACCCATCCACAAAGGCTAATCCCAGGCGGTTTCTCAAAAATTCCGTCCCAAAGGCAGTTGGAGGGGCTTAAAAAGAAACTTCAAGACAGCATTTCGGACTTGCAAGCGGTCGCCAAACTCATACAAAGCGTAGCTTCAAAGTTCCCAGCGTTTGAGAGGGAAACCGAGTTTATTGGGTTAACCAACCCCGATGAGTACGCATTGTATGATGGGCTGGTGGCGTCGTCAGATACGGGCACCGCACCCGTTAACGAGTACATGACATTCACCAACGAATACATCGTGCCCACATCCACCGCGAAATGGGCAAAACACAACCGCGAATCCTACATGGTCGGCGCCCTTGCCAGACTAAACCTCAACTACAACAAGCTGTCTCCAATTGCCAAGCAGGTGGCAGAAATGTTTGAGCTAAAACCCGTATGCCACAACCCATTCATGAACAACATAGCTCAGCTTGTGGAGGTTGTTCACAGCGTCGAAGACTCACTGCGCCTAATTGACGAACTGGAAGCGGCTGGTTTGCAGCCTCAACCTGACTACTTCAAGCCCGAAGTCAAAGTTAAAGCTGGACGCGGCGTAGGCGCGGTGGAGGTTCCAAGAGGGCTCTTGTTCCACGACTACACCTACAACGCGAAGGGTGTGTGCACCAAAGCCAACTGTGTAATTCCCACCAACCAAAACCACGCCAACATCGACAAAGACCTCAAAGCCCTCCTGCCCACATTGCTGGATAAGCCCGAAAAAGAAATTGAGCTGAGCTTAGAAATGCTGGTTAGAGCTTATGACCCCTGCATCTCGTGCTCCACGCACGGCGTCAGGGTGCAGTTTGTCTAA
- a CDS encoding 4Fe-4S dicluster domain-containing protein — protein MKILLKEDFNDFVNALIEDEAWNVIGVKAKGTKFTFDNLESAKELRLDYDVTLLPPKKYFFPQRETLFTYNLSGGFSAKNPAEPKPMILIGVHPYDIIALFHMDEIFRETKSDPYYFEKRKAAVIIGVNIQKMSKWNFSAYMGCATVDYGYDLMLTDLGNRYAISVGSQKGGELLEKYAKNITQAYARDIQLVGQKKREIMYMSQQKLECPVELIPELLHQTYEESGFWEKHSEKCLACGSCVLVCPTCYCFDVKDNPDLSLDQGERIRTWDGCLLEDFAKVASGENFRATRPTRYRHRYFKKGKYLFDRFGFISCVGCGRCSSNCLPDIANPVNLFNDMYKEHMDKGNQVTAVATPEVNIETEGNIDYVPKLATITKKTQMTDNEMFFEIKLDDGSELGHKPGQFVELSVFGVGEAPISLSSPPTKKGAFEICVRKLGNVTTKLHTLQVGDRVGIRGPFGNGFDVNFLKGKNLLFVAGGLGIAPLRSLFNYVLDNRKEFGHVSLLYGCKEPRELLFRDEMMALQSRPDVEFKSAVNWCPDGELWMGSIGVITTLIPQVSFDPENIYAIICGPPVMYKYVIGDLKARNVPDDHIIVSLERRMKCGVGKCGHCQINQIYVCKDGPVFNYSKIKGIPEAL, from the coding sequence ATGAAAATACTCTTGAAAGAAGACTTCAACGATTTTGTTAACGCCCTAATAGAAGACGAGGCATGGAACGTCATAGGCGTCAAAGCCAAGGGCACAAAATTCACCTTTGACAACTTGGAATCCGCTAAGGAACTGCGGTTAGACTACGATGTGACTCTTCTTCCTCCAAAAAAATACTTTTTCCCTCAAAGAGAAACCCTCTTCACCTACAACCTATCGGGAGGCTTTTCAGCCAAAAACCCAGCCGAACCCAAACCTATGATCCTCATCGGCGTTCACCCCTACGACATCATTGCATTGTTTCACATGGACGAAATCTTTCGCGAAACCAAATCTGACCCCTACTACTTTGAAAAAAGAAAAGCCGCCGTAATAATCGGAGTAAACATCCAAAAAATGTCAAAATGGAATTTCTCAGCCTACATGGGCTGCGCAACCGTGGATTACGGCTACGACCTCATGCTAACTGACCTTGGAAACAGGTACGCCATCAGCGTCGGCTCCCAAAAAGGCGGGGAACTCTTAGAAAAGTACGCCAAAAACATCACCCAAGCCTACGCCCGGGACATCCAGTTGGTCGGCCAGAAAAAACGCGAAATAATGTACATGTCCCAACAAAAGCTTGAGTGCCCCGTTGAATTGATTCCTGAACTGCTGCACCAGACCTATGAGGAAAGCGGTTTTTGGGAGAAACACTCCGAAAAATGTTTAGCCTGCGGTTCCTGCGTGCTGGTCTGCCCAACCTGCTACTGCTTTGACGTGAAAGATAACCCAGACCTTTCCCTTGACCAAGGCGAAAGAATCCGCACTTGGGATGGCTGTCTGCTGGAGGATTTTGCCAAGGTTGCTTCGGGAGAAAACTTCCGCGCCACCCGCCCCACCAGATACCGACACAGATACTTCAAGAAAGGTAAGTACTTATTTGACCGCTTCGGCTTCATTTCGTGTGTCGGCTGCGGAAGATGCTCCTCCAACTGCCTACCAGACATCGCCAACCCCGTGAACCTCTTCAACGACATGTATAAAGAACACATGGACAAAGGCAACCAAGTCACCGCCGTAGCAACACCCGAAGTAAACATCGAAACCGAGGGAAACATCGACTACGTACCCAAGCTGGCAACAATCACCAAAAAAACGCAGATGACCGACAACGAGATGTTTTTTGAAATAAAACTTGACGATGGCTCCGAACTGGGACATAAACCGGGGCAGTTTGTGGAGTTGTCGGTTTTCGGCGTCGGAGAAGCCCCCATCTCGCTTTCGTCTCCGCCCACCAAAAAGGGTGCGTTTGAAATCTGCGTCCGCAAACTCGGCAACGTAACCACCAAACTGCACACGCTCCAAGTGGGTGACCGCGTCGGCATCCGCGGTCCCTTCGGCAACGGGTTTGACGTGAACTTCTTGAAGGGCAAGAACCTGCTTTTCGTGGCGGGCGGGTTAGGTATTGCGCCTTTGCGTTCGCTGTTTAACTATGTTTTGGATAACCGTAAGGAGTTTGGGCATGTCAGCCTGCTGTATGGCTGCAAGGAACCACGGGAGCTGCTTTTTAGGGACGAGATGATGGCGCTGCAGAGCCGCCCTGACGTTGAGTTCAAGTCCGCTGTCAACTGGTGCCCTGACGGGGAACTTTGGATGGGCAGCATCGGCGTCATAACAACGTTGATTCCGCAGGTCTCCTTTGACCCTGAGAACATCTACGCCATAATCTGCGGTCCCCCCGTCATGTACAAATACGTCATTGGAGACTTGAAAGCCAGAAACGTGCCAGACGACCACATAATCGTATCGCTGGAACGCCGAATGAAATGTGGCGTAGGCAAATGCGGTCACTGCCAAATCAACCAAATCTACGTCTGCAAAGACGGACCCGTGTTTAATTACTCAAAAATTAAAGGCATACCGGAGGCGCTGTAA
- a CDS encoding 4Fe-4S dicluster domain-containing protein: MAENASTIKDTTKDPIKASELDPKFKYKIMKMHGGEKLLKCFQCGTCTSDCPVARYSDSYRPRTLLHMARLGLKDRVLKSDTLWLCAACFTCTDRCPQGVEVASVIRVLRNLAAEEGIVPQVFKDQCASVLESGYAYKIPDLRLRKREPLGLPPLPKGDPESIKKSLKGVSFMKHVENKGESDAKQ; this comes from the coding sequence ATGGCAGAAAACGCATCAACAATCAAAGACACAACCAAGGATCCGATAAAAGCGTCGGAACTCGACCCGAAATTCAAATATAAAATCATGAAGATGCACGGTGGCGAAAAACTGCTGAAGTGCTTCCAATGCGGCACCTGCACCAGCGACTGCCCCGTCGCAAGATACAGCGACTCCTACCGGCCGCGTACTCTTCTACACATGGCTCGGCTCGGGTTAAAAGACCGCGTTCTGAAAAGCGACACCCTCTGGCTCTGTGCTGCCTGTTTTACCTGCACTGACCGTTGCCCCCAAGGCGTAGAAGTTGCTAGTGTCATCCGTGTCCTTCGCAACCTAGCTGCTGAAGAAGGAATTGTGCCGCAAGTTTTCAAAGATCAATGTGCAAGTGTTTTGGAGTCAGGTTACGCTTACAAGATACCCGATTTACGCCTCAGAAAACGTGAACCTCTGGGTTTGCCCCCCCTGCCTAAAGGTGACCCTGAAAGCATCAAAAAGAGCCTCAAAGGCGTCAGCTTTATGAAACATGTGGAAAATAAAGGTGAATCAGATGCCAAACAGTAA